The following coding sequences lie in one Prochlorococcus marinus XMU1419 genomic window:
- the leuS gene encoding leucine--tRNA ligase, translated as MISPDKQYEADTNLYNPSEIEKKWQLIWTENNLYKTDELTENSDKFYALSMFPYPSGNLHMGHVRNYVITDLIARFQRFKGKSVLHPMGWDAFGLPAENAAIERGISPSVWTKKNISHMKSQLKLLGLSVDWNREFATCDENYYIWTQYLFLELYKSGLVYQKESEVNWDPIDNTVLANEQVDSEGKSWRSGAVVEKKLLKQWFLRITNYADELLKDLEKLDNWPERVKIMQDNWIGKSIGANINFNINTNPEKKITVFTTRPDTLFGVTYLAISVNHSLIKKITDQETIQDIENLKQYLKDNKNNELEKIGIKTSLMAINPVNSESIPIWVASYVLDEYGTGAVMGVPAHDLRDFEFAKKNNIDIKQVIVKDKSEQSSELDNAYVENGYLINSNQYNGIANTIAKLKISEEGVNNGWAENKIQYRLRDWLISRQRYWGCPIPIVNCKKCGAVPLNQSDLPLSLPKDIEISANKINALGNNNWINTTCPKCGIAARKETDTMDTFMCSSWYFLRYPSSKCSTKPFEKNEINKWLPVDQYVGGVEHAILHLLYARFFTKALRDNELFDIDEPFKKLLTQGMVQSAAYKNNKTGKYVSPSDITDLSNPTDPIDNTKLEVLFEKMSKSKYNGIDPESVIKKYGADTARMFILFKAPPEKDLEWGDTDVEGQFRFLSRIWKLYINCAKDINSKSNSYPDKEKSLIKSMNIAIKEISNDILNNQFNTAISELMKFYNSLSNSINDVNNNLKIDALKTFCILLAPFAPHIAEEIWHLIGFKKSVHLEHWPSFNAEALKEDSYELVIQVNGKVRDKVNINNDMSEDQIKELTFKRPNILKWTQDKEIRKIIIVKGKIMNIVV; from the coding sequence GTGATTTCTCCCGATAAACAATATGAGGCTGATACCAATTTATATAATCCATCTGAAATAGAAAAAAAATGGCAGTTAATATGGACAGAAAACAATTTATACAAAACCGATGAATTAACTGAGAATAGCGATAAGTTTTATGCCTTATCCATGTTTCCCTACCCTTCAGGTAATCTTCATATGGGACATGTTAGGAATTATGTTATTACAGACTTAATAGCGCGATTCCAAAGGTTTAAGGGTAAATCTGTCTTACATCCAATGGGTTGGGACGCTTTTGGTTTGCCTGCTGAAAATGCTGCGATTGAAAGAGGAATTAGTCCAAGTGTCTGGACTAAAAAAAATATTTCTCATATGAAGTCACAATTAAAGCTTTTGGGACTATCAGTTGATTGGAATAGGGAATTTGCAACATGTGATGAAAATTATTATATTTGGACCCAATATCTATTTTTAGAGTTATACAAGTCAGGTCTTGTATATCAAAAGGAATCAGAAGTTAATTGGGATCCTATAGACAATACAGTCCTAGCGAATGAACAAGTTGACTCAGAGGGTAAATCTTGGAGATCTGGGGCAGTAGTTGAAAAAAAATTATTAAAGCAATGGTTTTTAAGAATTACTAATTATGCGGATGAGTTATTGAAGGATTTAGAAAAATTAGATAACTGGCCAGAAAGAGTAAAAATAATGCAAGATAATTGGATTGGAAAGTCAATTGGTGCAAATATTAATTTCAATATCAATACCAATCCAGAAAAGAAAATAACTGTATTTACAACAAGGCCAGATACTTTATTTGGAGTTACTTATTTAGCAATTTCTGTAAATCATTCCTTAATTAAAAAAATTACTGATCAAGAAACCATACAAGATATAGAAAATCTTAAACAATATTTGAAAGATAATAAAAATAATGAACTTGAAAAAATTGGAATAAAAACTAGCTTAATGGCAATAAATCCAGTTAATTCTGAATCTATACCTATTTGGGTGGCTAGTTATGTTCTTGATGAATACGGTACAGGCGCTGTTATGGGTGTACCTGCTCATGATTTAAGGGATTTTGAGTTTGCTAAGAAAAACAACATAGATATTAAACAGGTAATAGTAAAGGATAAAAGTGAACAAAGTAGTGAGCTTGATAATGCTTATGTAGAAAATGGATATCTAATTAATTCAAATCAATACAATGGTATAGCAAATACTATTGCTAAATTAAAAATTTCAGAGGAGGGAGTAAATAATGGATGGGCCGAAAATAAAATTCAGTATCGTTTAAGAGATTGGTTAATATCTAGACAAAGATATTGGGGATGTCCGATACCCATTGTTAATTGCAAAAAATGTGGAGCTGTTCCTTTAAACCAATCGGATTTGCCTCTTTCATTACCAAAAGATATAGAAATCTCCGCTAACAAGATTAATGCCTTAGGTAATAATAATTGGATAAATACAACATGTCCAAAATGTGGAATAGCGGCAAGAAAAGAAACTGATACTATGGACACTTTCATGTGTTCATCTTGGTATTTTTTAAGATACCCATCTTCAAAATGTTCAACTAAGCCATTTGAAAAGAATGAAATTAATAAGTGGTTACCTGTAGATCAATATGTTGGAGGAGTAGAGCATGCAATATTGCATTTGTTATACGCAAGATTTTTCACTAAAGCTTTGCGAGATAATGAACTATTTGATATTGATGAACCTTTCAAAAAACTATTAACGCAAGGAATGGTTCAGTCCGCAGCATATAAAAACAATAAAACTGGTAAATATGTTTCTCCTTCCGATATTACTGACTTATCAAATCCTACAGATCCAATTGACAATACTAAACTTGAAGTTCTTTTCGAGAAGATGTCTAAGTCTAAATATAATGGAATAGACCCTGAATCAGTAATTAAAAAATATGGAGCCGATACAGCAAGAATGTTTATATTATTTAAAGCCCCACCAGAAAAAGATTTGGAATGGGGAGATACAGATGTTGAAGGACAATTTAGATTTTTAAGTAGGATTTGGAAGCTTTATATAAATTGTGCAAAAGATATAAATAGTAAATCTAATTCCTATCCAGATAAAGAAAAAAGTTTAATAAAGTCAATGAATATTGCTATAAAAGAAATTTCAAATGACATATTAAATAACCAATTTAATACTGCGATTTCAGAACTAATGAAGTTTTATAATTCATTATCAAATTCCATTAATGATGTAAACAATAATTTAAAAATTGATGCTTTAAAAACATTTTGTATTTTGTTGGCTCCATTTGCTCCTCATATTGCAGAAGAAATATGGCATCTTATAGGATTTAAAAAATCTGTACATTTAGAACACTGGCCTTCCTTTAATGCCGAGGCACTAAAGGAAGATTCATATGAACTAGTAATACAAGTGAATGGAAAAGTTAGAGACAAAGTAAATATTAATAATGATATGAGTGAAGATCAAATTAAAGAATTGACTTTTAAAAGACCTAACATACTAAAATGGACTCAAGATAAGGAAATAAGAAAAATAATTATTGTTAAAGGAAAAATAATGAATATTGTTGTTTAA
- a CDS encoding flavin reductase family protein — protein sequence MTLNLEAKKILLRKIPHGLFICGVRDEDKNEVNGFTASWVTQGSFTPPLVVMAVRAEGSSHEIIKATNKFSLNVLKSDQKDLAAVFFKPQKALGGRFESVEFNLGELGLPILVDSVGGVECNVVGSVMHGDHTVFVGEVQSAYLNNDVDSLNLSSTGWNYGG from the coding sequence ATGACATTAAATCTAGAAGCAAAAAAAATCTTATTAAGAAAAATACCTCACGGATTATTTATTTGTGGCGTTAGAGACGAGGATAAAAATGAAGTGAATGGATTTACTGCAAGTTGGGTGACTCAAGGTTCTTTCACCCCGCCATTAGTTGTAATGGCTGTTAGAGCAGAGGGTTCTAGTCATGAAATAATAAAGGCAACCAATAAGTTCTCATTAAATGTGCTCAAAAGTGATCAAAAGGATCTAGCGGCTGTTTTCTTTAAACCACAAAAAGCATTAGGAGGTAGATTTGAATCTGTTGAATTTAATTTAGGTGAGCTTGGATTGCCTATTTTAGTTGATAGTGTTGGTGGTGTTGAATGTAATGTTGTTGGAAGTGTTATGCATGGAGACCATACCGTTTTTGTAGGAGAGGTGCAATCTGCTTATCTGAATAATGATGTTGACTCACTAAATTTATCTTCAACTGGCTGGAATTATGGAGGTTAA
- a CDS encoding glucose-6-phosphate isomerase codes for MNGDLKSWDKFCNYLWFDKKLNIWLDISKINFTSKEIKNLEDKFKDVFSSIKELENGAISNIDENRQVGHYWLRNPSISPSLKIGEEIRADINSISEFGKQILNGDIKNKNNQHYTDVLWIGIGGSGLGPLLITESLQKCSKGLNFSYIDNVDPFLISEKLEELSEKLSTTLFVVVSKSGGTPEPRIAMEIIKSYCENNSLEWNSNAIAITMKGSKLFKKATSENWLKIFNLQDWVGGRTSITSSVGLLPLALINENISEFIRGASLMDEATRISDFKNNPAALLSSAWYLTGDGTGKRDMVVLPYRDRLQVFSKYLQQLVMESLGKKFNRNGQVVNQGISVFGNKGSTDQHAYVQQLRDGIDNFFCIFIELLDSPSTNIFDEKENPKEYLSGFLQGTRSALSSENRQSITITLEKLNCFSLGALIALFERAVSFYAELVNINAYDQPGVEAGKKAAANIIEYQQKVSNLLDEGGEYSINDITSLFDNSVSEPIFFILREMCFGNDNYLVKGDWSNPNSLVIQKINS; via the coding sequence ATGAATGGAGATTTAAAATCTTGGGATAAATTTTGTAATTATCTTTGGTTTGATAAAAAACTAAATATTTGGTTAGACATAAGCAAAATTAATTTCACAAGTAAAGAGATAAAAAATTTAGAAGATAAATTTAAAGACGTTTTTTCATCAATAAAAGAATTAGAAAATGGTGCAATCTCAAATATTGATGAAAATAGACAAGTTGGACATTATTGGCTTAGAAATCCATCAATTTCACCCTCTTTAAAAATAGGAGAAGAAATTAGAGCAGATATTAATTCAATCTCTGAATTTGGAAAACAAATTTTAAATGGGGATATTAAGAATAAGAATAATCAGCATTATACTGATGTTCTATGGATAGGAATTGGTGGAAGTGGATTAGGACCATTACTTATTACAGAGTCACTGCAGAAGTGTTCTAAAGGCTTAAATTTTTCTTATATCGATAATGTTGATCCTTTTTTAATTAGCGAAAAGTTAGAAGAGTTATCTGAAAAATTATCAACAACATTATTTGTAGTAGTAAGCAAATCAGGTGGTACGCCTGAACCTAGAATTGCTATGGAAATTATTAAAAGTTACTGCGAAAACAATTCTCTTGAATGGAATTCTAATGCTATAGCTATAACTATGAAAGGTAGTAAGCTATTTAAAAAAGCTACTTCTGAAAATTGGTTAAAAATATTTAATTTGCAAGATTGGGTTGGTGGAAGAACTAGTATTACAAGCTCTGTGGGATTACTTCCATTAGCTCTTATTAATGAAAATATCTCTGAATTTATCAGAGGTGCATCATTAATGGATGAGGCCACACGTATAAGTGATTTTAAAAATAATCCAGCAGCACTATTATCATCCGCATGGTATTTAACTGGGGATGGTACTGGAAAGAGAGATATGGTCGTATTACCTTATAGAGATAGGTTACAGGTTTTTAGTAAATATCTTCAGCAATTAGTAATGGAATCATTAGGAAAGAAATTTAATAGGAATGGTCAAGTAGTTAATCAAGGTATTTCCGTTTTTGGTAATAAAGGATCTACAGATCAGCATGCTTATGTTCAGCAACTTAGAGATGGTATTGATAATTTCTTTTGTATTTTTATTGAATTATTAGATTCTCCATCTACTAATATATTTGATGAAAAAGAGAATCCTAAAGAATATCTTTCTGGTTTTTTGCAAGGAACCAGATCAGCACTCTCTAGTGAAAACAGACAAAGTATCACTATTACGTTAGAAAAGTTAAATTGTTTTTCACTAGGTGCCTTAATCGCTTTATTTGAGAGGGCTGTATCCTTCTACGCTGAATTGGTAAATATAAATGCATATGATCAACCTGGAGTTGAAGCTGGAAAGAAAGCAGCTGCAAATATTATTGAGTATCAACAAAAAGTAAGTAATTTATTAGATGAAGGTGGAGAATATTCTATAAATGACATAACTTCATTATTTGATAATTCAGTTAGTGAACCTATATTTTTTATACTCCGTGAAATGTGTTTCGGTAATGATAATTATTTAGTTAAGGGCGATTGGTCAAATCCAAATTCATTAGTTATTCAAAAAATAAATTCTTAA
- a CDS encoding D-alanyl-D-alanine carboxypeptidase, with translation MIKKIYSFFFIVLVLVTSPFLIRYLIANQKITILNSIYFNFPGIITKNKICPTYDALLNQTLDNSFSVSIINNKGEIISSYNEDVPRLPASNQKLFSSAYVLSKYKLNNNLKTSLFKNKNDYYLHGQGDPDLNYEHIIELISNVKENKIINFNIIEIDSKLYWPNGWTNTDKLYEYGSPITSLAIESNHNKYDDIYALKNFIKNYLKNKFPNSKIYINFFDSEKTFYLKNFKEINKVYSTPILSLLTLTNSESHNYTAESLFKNASNTWNDNNYIKLKRWLENKGLPATNAYFADASGLSRKNRITTKLVVLFLDKMRYSNDFNAYQSTLSIMGVRGTLAKRFVNSELSGKFFGKTGTLSNVFALSGFLYKNDKPIIISIIQNSNKIDKEKAFNLLRDLYYLRSC, from the coding sequence GTGATAAAAAAAATATATTCATTTTTCTTTATTGTTCTTGTATTAGTAACATCTCCTTTCTTAATAAGATATTTAATAGCAAATCAGAAAATAACTATTTTAAATAGTATTTATTTTAATTTCCCGGGAATAATTACTAAAAACAAAATATGTCCTACTTATGATGCTTTATTGAATCAAACGCTTGATAATTCTTTTAGTGTATCAATTATTAATAATAAAGGGGAAATAATAAGTTCCTACAATGAGGATGTTCCAAGGTTGCCAGCATCTAACCAAAAATTATTCTCATCAGCTTATGTTTTAAGTAAATATAAACTAAATAATAATTTAAAAACTTCCTTATTTAAAAATAAAAACGATTATTATTTACACGGTCAAGGTGATCCAGATCTTAATTATGAACATATAATCGAACTAATTTCAAATGTTAAAGAAAATAAAATTATTAACTTTAATATTATAGAAATTGATTCAAAATTATATTGGCCTAATGGTTGGACAAATACTGATAAACTTTACGAATATGGATCTCCAATTACATCTCTTGCAATAGAAAGTAATCACAATAAATATGATGATATTTATGCATTAAAAAATTTTATTAAAAATTATTTAAAAAATAAATTTCCAAATTCAAAAATATATATAAATTTTTTTGATTCAGAAAAAACTTTTTATTTAAAAAATTTTAAAGAGATAAATAAAGTATATTCAACTCCTATTCTTTCATTATTAACTCTAACAAATTCTGAAAGCCATAATTATACGGCTGAATCTCTTTTTAAAAATGCCTCAAATACATGGAACGATAATAACTATATAAAATTGAAAAGATGGCTTGAAAATAAAGGCCTCCCAGCAACTAATGCATACTTTGCAGATGCTAGTGGATTGTCTCGAAAAAATAGAATTACAACAAAGTTAGTTGTATTGTTTTTAGATAAAATGAGATATTCTAATGATTTTAATGCTTATCAATCTACACTTTCAATTATGGGAGTGAGAGGAACGTTAGCTAAAAGATTTGTAAATAGTGAATTGTCTGGAAAGTTTTTTGGCAAAACTGGGACTCTTTCGAATGTCTTTGCATTATCTGGCTTTTTATATAAAAATGATAAGCCAATAATTATAAGCATTATCCAAAATTCTAATAAAATTGATAAAGAAAAAGCTTTTAATTTATTACGTGATCTTTATTACTTGAGATCCTGTTAA
- the coaD gene encoding pantetheine-phosphate adenylyltransferase, which translates to MKILYPGTFDPLTNGHLDLIERAEKIFGNLVVAVLENTSKTPTFNLERRIIQIKNSLSHLPNIEVISYSGLTVDCANDLKANLILRGLRAMSDFEYELQIAHTNKSLNNDIETIFLSTNTNYSFLSSSLVKEVAKFGGEINHMVPPFVEKDLKDYFK; encoded by the coding sequence ATGAAAATTCTTTATCCAGGTACATTTGATCCTTTAACAAATGGGCATCTTGATTTAATAGAAAGGGCTGAAAAAATATTTGGCAATCTAGTAGTTGCTGTTTTAGAAAATACCTCTAAAACACCAACATTTAATCTTGAAAGAAGAATAATACAAATAAAAAATTCTCTTTCTCATTTACCTAATATAGAAGTTATTTCTTATTCTGGTCTAACTGTTGATTGTGCAAATGATCTAAAAGCTAATCTTATTCTTAGAGGCTTAAGAGCAATGAGTGATTTTGAGTATGAACTACAGATTGCTCATACAAATAAATCACTTAATAATGATATTGAAACTATATTTTTATCGACAAATACAAATTATAGTTTTCTTAGTAGTTCTTTAGTAAAAGAAGTTGCAAAATTTGGTGGTGAAATTAATCACATGGTACCCCCCTTTGTTGAGAAGGATTTAAAAGATTATTTTAAATAA
- the dapF gene encoding diaminopimelate epimerase, whose product MKNINFEKYQGNGNDFVIIDSRGNELYKNYKTNKIFDIKKICNRQFGVGADGVIFIEEPNEDNYAKMIIFNSDGSEAQMCGNGIRCLVEYLHVNDSMNNKNIEYKIETKAGLKIAKYINDEITVKMGVPILECQNIPTTIEKKINSIPSQEFIEKDFNNMGYAVGMGNPHLIFFVKDIESIVLSRLGPVFEKNELFPEKTNVHFCQILNRDNIKVKVWERGAGPTLACGTGACAIHVAAYKLGLCNSQTIVTLPGGNLKIDWSKDDCEVMMTGNAKKVFSGSMLVS is encoded by the coding sequence ATGAAAAATATAAATTTTGAAAAATATCAAGGTAACGGAAATGATTTCGTAATAATAGATTCTAGAGGAAATGAATTATATAAAAATTACAAGACAAATAAAATATTTGATATAAAAAAAATTTGCAACAGGCAATTTGGTGTTGGAGCAGATGGTGTAATTTTTATAGAAGAACCTAATGAAGATAATTATGCAAAAATGATAATTTTTAATTCTGATGGTTCTGAAGCACAAATGTGTGGAAACGGAATTAGGTGTTTAGTTGAGTATCTCCACGTAAATGATTCAATGAATAATAAAAATATAGAATATAAAATTGAGACTAAAGCAGGTTTAAAAATTGCAAAATATATAAATGATGAAATTACAGTAAAAATGGGAGTTCCAATTTTAGAATGTCAAAATATTCCAACAACAATTGAAAAAAAAATAAATTCAATTCCTTCACAAGAATTTATTGAGAAAGATTTTAATAATATGGGTTATGCAGTAGGAATGGGAAATCCTCATTTAATATTCTTTGTAAAAGACATAGAGTCAATTGTTCTTTCCAGACTTGGTCCTGTATTTGAAAAAAATGAATTATTTCCTGAAAAAACTAATGTCCATTTTTGTCAAATTTTAAATAGAGATAATATCAAAGTAAAAGTATGGGAAAGGGGTGCAGGACCAACCTTAGCTTGTGGAACAGGTGCCTGTGCTATCCATGTGGCAGCTTATAAATTAGGCCTTTGTAATTCACAAACCATAGTAACCTTACCAGGAGGTAATCTTAAAATTGATTGGTCAAAAGACGATTGTGAAGTAATGATGACTGGTAATGCTAAAAAGGTTTTCTCAGGATCAATGTTAGTAAGTTAA
- a CDS encoding DUF1995 family protein, with protein METNYRLPKDLNESLKNMEDAIIPSLLDSNKRFTIEFNFEGLKFNRIGITIYKILSKNNNVFITFADQGAVALAQRDYPDIKDKIFTFKSFNESNNINNNDSAMISILPQPYDFDSFEPMSDNYQGTHYSLNPKFEDANIGIGSVIRERRKNFVKTWNNIYFLQPLNKAALMHIYPNNWLLFKEENNRYFFKKEFEIKPDNESIFVNL; from the coding sequence ATGGAAACCAATTACAGACTACCAAAAGATTTAAATGAATCTCTTAAGAATATGGAGGATGCAATTATTCCAAGTTTATTAGATTCAAATAAAAGATTTACTATTGAATTTAATTTTGAAGGATTGAAGTTTAACAGAATTGGAATAACTATCTACAAGATATTGTCTAAAAATAATAATGTATTCATAACATTTGCTGATCAAGGTGCTGTTGCTTTGGCTCAAAGAGACTATCCAGATATCAAAGATAAAATCTTTACTTTTAAATCATTTAATGAATCAAATAATATAAATAATAATGATAGTGCAATGATATCCATCCTACCTCAGCCATATGATTTCGATTCATTTGAACCAATGTCTGATAATTATCAAGGTACGCATTATTCATTAAATCCAAAATTTGAAGATGCCAATATTGGTATAGGAAGTGTTATTAGAGAGCGACGTAAAAACTTTGTCAAAACATGGAATAATATTTATTTTCTGCAGCCTTTAAATAAAGCTGCTCTTATGCATATTTATCCAAATAACTGGTTGCTTTTCAAAGAAGAAAATAATAGATATTTTTTTAAAAAAGAATTTGAAATTAAACCCGACAATGAATCTATTTTTGTAAATTTATAG
- a CDS encoding cysteine desulfurase family protein produces the protein MENNFIYLDNASTTPLSENVLNIINSTYRDYWHNPSSTYELGIKCSTYLEKIRSKIACIFEADPEDIIFTSGSSESTYIVFDNIYEKFKNGRVVISNVEHQATTICANKLRKQNWDIYEWTVNNDGILNISNIEKFLNNNTKLVSIIWGQSEIGTIQPVQFIGSKCEELNIMFHLDGTQILSNGIFSWKDLKCDFLSLSAHKFGGPKGIGILLTKEKSRQILKNNDISLTQEFSIRQGTQALPLIAGMYESLKNIEGKIKLYDYITEFPSNNINKLKNYFFQKIKDNNHIKITGSINHRLPSHISFLLLNKIFEPIRAYKIVNFMSENKIAISSGSACSSSSGKPSSTLKNIGLKDDELYSNIRVTLGSINNKSEIDKFLELIQICIDKF, from the coding sequence ATGGAAAATAATTTTATCTATTTAGATAATGCATCCACAACTCCATTATCTGAGAATGTTTTAAATATAATAAATTCAACTTATAGGGATTATTGGCATAACCCTTCATCTACATATGAGTTAGGGATAAAATGCTCTACATATCTTGAAAAAATTAGATCTAAAATTGCTTGTATATTTGAAGCAGATCCAGAGGATATAATTTTTACATCTGGTTCTTCAGAATCGACATATATTGTATTTGATAATATTTATGAGAAATTTAAAAATGGTAGGGTTGTTATTTCAAATGTTGAACATCAAGCAACAACTATTTGTGCTAATAAACTAAGAAAACAAAATTGGGATATTTACGAATGGACGGTAAATAATGATGGAATTTTAAATATTTCTAATATCGAAAAATTTTTAAACAATAATACTAAGCTTGTATCAATTATTTGGGGACAAAGTGAAATTGGGACAATACAACCTGTCCAATTTATTGGTTCCAAATGTGAAGAATTAAATATAATGTTTCATTTAGATGGAACTCAAATATTAAGTAATGGAATATTCAGTTGGAAAGATCTTAAATGTGATTTTTTAAGTCTATCCGCTCATAAATTTGGAGGTCCAAAAGGGATCGGTATTCTTTTAACAAAAGAAAAGTCTAGACAAATTTTAAAAAATAATGACATATCACTTACTCAGGAATTTTCAATTAGACAAGGTACACAAGCTTTGCCATTAATCGCTGGAATGTATGAATCACTAAAGAATATTGAAGGAAAAATAAAACTATATGATTACATAACTGAATTTCCTTCTAATAATATTAATAAACTTAAAAATTATTTTTTTCAAAAAATTAAAGATAATAATCATATAAAGATTACCGGTAGTATTAACCATAGACTTCCCAGTCATATTTCTTTTCTACTATTAAATAAAATATTTGAGCCTATAAGGGCCTATAAGATTGTTAATTTTATGTCAGAAAATAAAATAGCCATAAGTAGTGGAAGTGCTTGTTCAAGCTCATCTGGGAAACCTAGCTCAACACTTAAAAATATTGGTTTAAAAGATGATGAACTATATTCAAATATTCGTGTTACTTTAGGTTCAATAAACAATAAGTCAGAAATAGATAAATTTTTAGAACTTATTCAAATATGTATTGACAAATTTTAA